In a genomic window of Flavobacterium sp. KACC 22761:
- a CDS encoding SDR family oxidoreductase, translating to MKTIFITGASSGLGKATAKLFLEKGWNVIATMRNPEKETELSQLKNVTLLPLDVTNYDQIQATVKKALEISDIDIVFNNAGYGLIGPLESLSDSQITKQLDTNLLGVIRVTNAFIPYFRERKGGLFISTTSIGGLIAFPLGSIYHATKWGLEGWSESMAYELNPFGINIKTVSPGAIKTEFLHGSLDTSTLPEYETMTNKMFGNVDVMFEMASTPEQIADVVYEAATDGKNQLRYVAGEDAKALYKQRLEVGDEVFRSEFGKQFFGE from the coding sequence ATGAAAACAATTTTTATCACAGGCGCATCATCAGGTTTAGGAAAAGCAACAGCAAAATTATTCCTCGAAAAAGGATGGAATGTAATTGCAACCATGAGAAACCCTGAAAAAGAAACCGAACTTTCTCAATTAAAAAACGTTACGCTTTTACCATTAGACGTTACCAATTATGATCAAATACAGGCAACAGTTAAAAAAGCGCTTGAAATTAGTGATATTGACATCGTTTTTAACAATGCAGGTTATGGGTTAATTGGACCTTTAGAAAGTCTTTCTGATTCTCAAATCACTAAACAATTGGACACTAATTTATTGGGAGTAATTCGCGTTACGAATGCATTTATTCCTTACTTCAGAGAAAGAAAAGGCGGTTTGTTTATCTCTACAACATCTATTGGCGGATTGATTGCTTTTCCTTTAGGATCAATTTATCATGCTACAAAATGGGGATTAGAAGGCTGGAGCGAAAGTATGGCTTACGAACTAAATCCGTTTGGAATAAACATTAAAACAGTTTCTCCTGGAGCGATCAAAACTGAATTTTTGCATGGTTCACTTGACACAAGCACTTTGCCAGAATACGAAACAATGACCAATAAAATGTTTGGAAACGTTGACGTTATGTTTGAAATGGCATCGACTCCAGAACAAATTGCCGATGTTGTTTATGAAGCTGCAACTGACGGAAAAAACCAATTAAGATATGTTGCTGGTGAAGACGCAAAAGCGCTTTATAAACAAAGACTAGAAGTTGGAGATGAAGTTTTTCGTTCTGAATTTGGGAAACAATTTTTTGGAGAATAA
- a CDS encoding outer membrane beta-barrel protein yields MKKNLFLLGLLVCSMATMAQTEKADKPESWYFKLGGSYFNQTASTEFPEVGGQAPNRDVYSGTLTNNKLVSRESITGSFGQGFRSGITGGYRFSTRLGVELSANYYISNSKTMAQTTDRLISYNPNTTVATYVSFTAEGQIKAFDLAPAIVMFLGEAHGFEPYTKVGVIVPVHGTLDIKTTRDYVSFAGANQVAATQAYSKDVVKPNATVGFMASIGTSYKLGKHISAFAELEYRNFTVHGKTKETTEYTENGVDKLNTSTSFRAASYSANHTNYHSSIDANSNSMVTNAAGFDSTKATDDLSSYVGISGLGLTLGVKYSL; encoded by the coding sequence ATGAAAAAGAACCTATTTTTATTAGGATTATTAGTTTGCTCTATGGCTACAATGGCGCAGACAGAAAAAGCAGACAAGCCAGAAAGCTGGTATTTTAAATTAGGAGGATCTTATTTTAACCAAACAGCTTCAACAGAGTTTCCAGAAGTTGGAGGACAAGCTCCTAACAGAGATGTTTATTCAGGAACTTTGACAAATAATAAATTAGTTTCAAGAGAAAGTATAACAGGTTCTTTTGGACAAGGTTTCAGAAGTGGAATTACTGGAGGTTACCGTTTTTCAACACGTTTAGGAGTTGAATTATCTGCTAATTACTATATCAGTAATAGTAAAACAATGGCTCAAACAACTGATAGACTTATTTCATATAATCCAAATACAACAGTTGCTACATACGTAAGTTTTACTGCAGAAGGACAAATCAAAGCTTTTGATTTGGCACCAGCTATCGTAATGTTTTTAGGTGAAGCTCATGGTTTTGAACCATATACTAAAGTTGGAGTTATTGTTCCAGTACATGGTACATTAGATATTAAAACAACAAGAGATTACGTAAGTTTTGCTGGCGCTAATCAAGTTGCAGCTACTCAAGCTTATTCAAAAGATGTGGTTAAACCAAATGCAACAGTTGGTTTTATGGCGTCTATTGGTACTTCTTATAAATTAGGAAAACACATTTCTGCTTTTGCTGAATTAGAATACCGTAACTTCACAGTACACGGAAAAACTAAAGAAACTACTGAATATACTGAAAATGGAGTAGATAAATTAAATACTTCAACTTCATTTAGAGCAGCTTCATATTCTGCTAACCACACTAATTACCATAGTTCAATCGATGCTAATTCTAACAGTATGGTTACAAATGCTGCTGGTTTTGATAGCACAAAAGCTACAGATGATTTAAGTTCTTATGTTGGAATCTCTGGTTTAGGTTTGACTTTAGGAGTTAAATACAGCCTATAA
- the dnaE gene encoding DNA polymerase III subunit alpha: MYLIFDTETTGLPKRWDAPITDSDNWPRCIQIAWQLHDEMGQLVEHQDYLVKPEGFNIPYDAERIHGISTELAEADGITLAEVLEKFNIALSKTKFIVGQNLGFDVNIMGAEFHRMGVDSTMASIPVLDTCTEVTASLLQLPGGRGGKFKLPTLTELHSYLFDQPFAEAHNATADVEATTRCFLELVRREVFTKEELDVPKEYFKDFQERNPEPFKLIGLKHINLKAASDKIREQLKALAGDGQQTVVSEEDKADFKAAKFAHLHNHTQFSVLQSTIGIGNIVAAAAKNGMPAVAMTDTGNMMGAFHFVSAVMNHNKAASGKNKALVEAGEEPTETEVKPIVGCEFNICENHLDKSKKDNGYQVVLMAKNKAGYHNLAKMASIAYTDGFYYVPRIDRKIVEQYKGDIMVLSGNLYGEIPSKILNIGENQAEEALIWWKEQFGEDFYLEVMRHNQEDENRVNKTLIEFSKKHDVKLIATNNTYYLNKEDANAHDILLCVKDGEKQATPIGRGRGYRYGLPNQEYYFKSQDEMKKLFADLPEAIINIQEIIDKVEGYSLYRDVLLPKFEIPEEFVDPEDEKDNGVRGENAYLRHLTMEGAKRRYGEITDSIQERLDFELMTISNSGYPGYFLIVQDFIAEARKMDVSVGPGRGSAAGSAVAYCLGITNIDPIKYDLLFERFLNPDRVSMPDIDIDFDDEGRGRVMEYVINKYGQKQVAQIITYGKMATKSAIRDTARVLDLPLFEADRIAKLIPGMMPSKWNLARFISESEEEVKKALRSDEFDNVKELIAIANEDDLAGETIQQAKILEGSMRNTGIHACGVIITPSDITNYVPVTTAKDSDLYVTQFDNSVAESAGLLKMDFLGLKTLTLIKDTVKLVKYRTGIELDPDTFPIDDEETYALFQRGETVGIFQYESPGMQKYMKDLKPTVFGDLIAMNALYRPGPLEYIPSFVRRKNGDEEIKYDLDACAEYLSETYGITVYQEQVMLLSQSLAGFTKGEADVLRKAMGKKQKDVLDKMKPKFVEQAAAKGHDAKILEKIWKDWEAFASYAFNKSHSTCYAWIAYQTAYLKAHYPAEYMAAVLSNNMNDIKQVSFFMEECKRMGLQVLGPCVNESYYKFTVNDDYAVRFGMGAIKGVGSGAVETIVENRKDGRYKSIFDLAKRIDLRAANKKAIENLALAGGFDSFEGTTRAQYFHDDGDGITFYEKAMRYGSKFQENENSSQVSLFGETSEVQIAEPVVPPCEDWSTMEKLAKEKEVVGIYISGHPLDDFRFEMKYFCNSRLEALKSMNEYVGKNLMFAGIINNVQHRVAKNGKGWAAFNLEGYDESYEFKIFGEEYLKFRHFLIQNNFAYIKILIKDGWVNHDTGKKTDPRMQFVEVRQLQDILEAFAKKLILLLDIKDLHEEFIHKLSRLFSENKGDNTVSFDIMEIENVKRLVEVETTSEFEDSEDAVFEDENDDNDTVSGEAKMKEMKEVEEVKVVTKLTMPSRRLKVKISAELLQELEKMQINFKLN; encoded by the coding sequence ATGTATTTAATATTCGATACCGAAACAACCGGATTACCAAAACGCTGGGATGCCCCAATAACCGATTCTGACAACTGGCCTCGCTGTATACAGATTGCGTGGCAGCTTCATGACGAAATGGGACAGCTTGTCGAGCATCAGGATTATTTGGTAAAACCCGAAGGATTTAATATTCCGTATGATGCTGAACGTATTCACGGAATCTCGACCGAATTGGCTGAAGCCGATGGAATCACTTTGGCCGAAGTTTTAGAGAAATTCAATATTGCATTAAGCAAAACCAAATTCATCGTTGGACAGAATTTAGGTTTCGACGTTAATATTATGGGAGCCGAATTCCATAGAATGGGAGTAGATTCTACTATGGCTTCAATTCCTGTTTTGGATACTTGTACCGAAGTTACGGCATCGTTATTACAACTTCCCGGAGGTCGTGGAGGAAAATTCAAACTTCCTACTTTGACTGAATTACACAGCTATCTCTTCGACCAGCCATTCGCGGAAGCGCACAACGCAACTGCCGACGTTGAGGCAACTACGCGTTGTTTCTTAGAATTGGTTAGAAGAGAGGTTTTTACCAAAGAAGAGCTTGACGTTCCGAAGGAATATTTCAAAGATTTTCAGGAAAGAAACCCAGAGCCATTTAAGTTAATTGGTTTAAAACACATCAATTTAAAAGCGGCTTCTGATAAAATCAGAGAACAGCTTAAAGCTTTAGCTGGAGATGGTCAGCAAACAGTTGTTTCAGAAGAAGATAAAGCGGATTTCAAAGCTGCAAAATTTGCACATTTACACAATCATACACAGTTTTCGGTACTTCAATCGACTATCGGAATTGGGAATATAGTTGCCGCTGCTGCTAAAAACGGAATGCCAGCTGTTGCGATGACCGATACCGGAAACATGATGGGAGCTTTTCACTTTGTGAGTGCTGTAATGAACCACAACAAAGCGGCTTCTGGAAAAAATAAAGCTTTGGTTGAAGCTGGAGAAGAACCAACAGAAACTGAAGTGAAACCAATTGTAGGTTGTGAATTTAATATCTGTGAAAATCATTTAGATAAAAGCAAAAAAGACAACGGTTATCAGGTTGTTCTGATGGCTAAAAACAAAGCCGGTTATCACAACTTGGCCAAAATGGCTTCGATTGCTTATACTGATGGTTTCTATTATGTTCCAAGGATTGACCGCAAGATTGTGGAGCAATACAAAGGTGATATTATGGTTTTGTCCGGGAATTTATACGGAGAGATTCCGAGTAAAATCCTGAATATTGGTGAAAACCAAGCTGAAGAAGCGTTGATTTGGTGGAAAGAACAATTTGGAGAAGATTTCTATCTGGAAGTAATGCGCCACAATCAGGAAGATGAAAATCGTGTAAATAAAACCCTGATTGAGTTTTCGAAAAAACACGATGTCAAATTAATCGCAACCAATAATACTTATTATTTAAATAAAGAAGATGCTAATGCACACGATATTTTGCTTTGCGTAAAAGATGGTGAAAAGCAGGCAACACCTATTGGACGTGGACGTGGTTACCGTTACGGACTTCCAAATCAGGAATACTACTTCAAGTCGCAAGACGAGATGAAAAAACTCTTTGCCGATTTGCCTGAAGCCATTATCAACATTCAGGAAATTATTGATAAGGTTGAAGGATATTCATTGTATCGAGACGTATTGCTTCCGAAATTCGAAATCCCCGAAGAATTTGTTGATCCAGAAGACGAAAAAGACAATGGTGTTCGAGGTGAAAATGCTTATTTGCGACACCTTACTATGGAAGGTGCCAAAAGAAGATATGGTGAAATCACCGATTCGATTCAGGAACGTTTGGATTTTGAGTTAATGACGATTTCAAACTCAGGATATCCAGGTTATTTCCTGATTGTACAGGATTTCATTGCTGAGGCAAGAAAAATGGATGTATCGGTTGGACCAGGCCGTGGTTCGGCAGCCGGATCTGCGGTTGCATACTGTCTCGGAATTACCAATATTGACCCGATTAAATACGACTTACTTTTTGAGCGTTTCCTAAATCCTGACCGTGTATCGATGCCCGATATTGATATCGACTTTGATGACGAGGGTCGTGGACGTGTAATGGAATATGTAATCAACAAATACGGTCAAAAACAGGTGGCGCAGATTATCACATATGGTAAAATGGCAACCAAATCGGCGATTCGTGATACGGCTCGTGTACTGGATTTACCTTTATTTGAAGCTGATAGAATTGCAAAACTGATTCCGGGAATGATGCCGTCAAAATGGAATTTGGCGCGTTTTATTTCAGAGAGTGAAGAAGAGGTTAAAAAAGCACTTCGTTCTGACGAATTTGACAATGTAAAAGAATTAATCGCGATTGCCAATGAAGATGATTTGGCAGGAGAAACCATTCAGCAGGCAAAAATCCTTGAAGGATCGATGCGTAACACGGGTATTCACGCCTGCGGGGTAATCATTACACCATCGGATATTACAAACTATGTTCCGGTTACAACAGCAAAAGATTCAGATTTATATGTAACCCAGTTCGATAACTCGGTTGCAGAAAGTGCCGGATTGCTGAAAATGGATTTCTTGGGTCTGAAGACCCTTACACTGATAAAAGATACCGTAAAACTGGTAAAATACAGAACGGGAATTGAACTGGATCCGGATACTTTTCCAATTGATGATGAAGAAACGTATGCGCTTTTCCAAAGAGGTGAAACCGTTGGAATCTTCCAATACGAGTCGCCTGGGATGCAGAAATACATGAAGGATCTGAAACCGACAGTTTTTGGAGATTTAATTGCCATGAACGCCTTGTATCGTCCCGGACCTTTGGAGTATATTCCGTCTTTCGTTCGAAGAAAAAATGGTGACGAAGAAATCAAATACGATTTAGATGCATGTGCGGAATATTTATCAGAAACCTACGGAATTACGGTTTACCAAGAGCAGGTAATGCTTTTGTCTCAGTCTTTGGCAGGATTTACAAAGGGTGAGGCCGACGTCTTGCGTAAGGCGATGGGTAAGAAACAAAAAGACGTACTTGATAAAATGAAGCCGAAGTTCGTTGAGCAAGCGGCCGCAAAAGGTCACGATGCCAAGATTCTGGAGAAAATCTGGAAAGACTGGGAAGCCTTCGCGAGTTATGCCTTCAACAAATCGCACTCAACTTGTTACGCTTGGATCGCGTATCAAACGGCTTATTTGAAAGCGCATTATCCTGCCGAATATATGGCAGCGGTACTTTCGAATAACATGAACGATATCAAACAGGTTTCGTTTTTTATGGAAGAATGTAAACGCATGGGATTGCAGGTTTTGGGTCCTTGCGTTAATGAATCGTATTATAAATTTACCGTAAACGATGATTACGCGGTTCGTTTCGGAATGGGAGCGATCAAAGGAGTGGGTTCTGGAGCTGTAGAAACCATTGTAGAAAACAGAAAAGACGGAAGATATAAATCAATCTTTGATTTAGCGAAACGTATTGATTTGCGTGCTGCCAATAAAAAAGCGATTGAGAATTTAGCATTGGCAGGAGGTTTTGATTCTTTTGAAGGAACAACCAGAGCGCAATATTTCCATGACGATGGCGACGGAATCACTTTCTACGAAAAAGCAATGCGTTACGGATCTAAGTTTCAGGAAAATGAAAATTCATCTCAGGTAAGTTTGTTTGGAGAAACCAGTGAGGTGCAAATCGCAGAACCTGTTGTGCCACCTTGCGAAGACTGGAGCACAATGGAAAAACTGGCAAAAGAAAAAGAGGTTGTCGGAATTTATATTTCTGGACATCCTCTTGATGATTTTAGATTTGAGATGAAATATTTCTGTAATTCTCGTTTGGAAGCGCTGAAAAGCATGAATGAATATGTTGGGAAAAACCTAATGTTTGCCGGAATTATCAATAATGTTCAGCATCGTGTTGCTAAAAACGGAAAAGGCTGGGCGGCATTCAATCTAGAAGGTTACGATGAGAGTTATGAGTTTAAGATTTTTGGAGAAGAATATTTGAAATTCCGCCATTTCTTGATTCAGAACAATTTCGCTTATATAAAAATTTTGATAAAAGATGGTTGGGTAAATCACGATACAGGCAAAAAAACAGATCCAAGAATGCAATTTGTTGAGGTTCGACAGTTGCAGGATATTCTCGAAGCATTTGCCAAAAAATTAATTTTATTGTTAGATATCAAAGACCTTCATGAAGAATTCATTCATAAATTGAGTCGTTTGTTTAGTGAGAACAAAGGTGATAACACGGTGAGTTTTGATATTATGGAAATTGAGAATGTAAAACGTTTAGTCGAAGTCGAAACTACAAGTGAATTTGAAGATAGTGAAGATGCTGTTTTTGAAGATGAAAATGACGATAACGATACAGTTTCAGGTGAAGCCAAAATGAAGGAAATGAAAGAGGTTGAGGAAGTAAAAGTTGTTACCAAATTAACCATGCCAAGCCGACGTTTGAAGGTGAAAATTTCAGCTGAATTGTTGCAAGAATTAGAAAAAATGCAGATTAATTTTAAGTTGAACTAA
- a CDS encoding prolyl oligopeptidase family serine peptidase translates to MKKTFLLMAITTAGISFGQNKIQYPQTKKGETVDVYFDTKVSDPYRWLEDDKSAETGAWVKAQNDVTYGYLDKIPFREELKKRMEKLWNYEKIGAPYKEGKYTYYSKNNGLQNQSVVYRKDQNGKEEVFLDPNTFSKDGTTSLGGLDFSEDGSKAAYAISEGGSDWRKVIIIDAVSKKVLEDTLVDVKFSGISWHKNEGFYYSSYDKPKGSELSAKTDQHKLYFHKLGTSQKEDKVIFGADQKRRYVGGYVTEDNHYLVISAANSTYGNELYIKDLTKPNSPIVTIVDNFNSDNSIIENEGSKLFIETDLNAPNKRVVTVDAANPKPENWKDFIKETKDILSPSTGGGYFFANYTKDAVSFVQQYDYSGKLVREIKLPAVGTAGGFGGKKNEKILYYSFTNYTTPGSIYSFEPKSGKSEVYAKPKVDFKSEDYESKQVFYTSKDGTKVPMIITYKKGTKLDGKNPTILYGYGGFNISLTPSFSIANAVWMENGGVYAVANLRGGGEYGKKWHDAGTKQQKQNVFDDFIAAAEYLIAQKYTSSDYLAIRGGSNGGLLVGATMTQRPDLMKVALPAVGVMDMLRYNAFTAGAGWAFDYGTAQDSKEMFEYLKGYSPVHNVKQGTHYPATIVTTGDHDDRVVPAHSFKFASELQEKQVGENPVLIRIDVKAGHGAGKSVAATIQENVDIQAFTLYNMGFKALPSK, encoded by the coding sequence ATGAAAAAAACATTTCTACTAATGGCGATTACAACAGCAGGAATTTCATTTGGACAAAATAAAATTCAATATCCGCAAACCAAAAAAGGCGAAACTGTCGATGTTTATTTTGACACAAAAGTTAGCGATCCGTATCGTTGGCTGGAAGATGACAAATCTGCCGAAACTGGAGCTTGGGTTAAAGCCCAAAATGACGTTACATATGGTTATTTAGATAAAATTCCGTTTCGTGAGGAACTTAAAAAACGAATGGAAAAACTTTGGAACTACGAAAAAATTGGCGCTCCATATAAAGAAGGGAAATATACTTATTATTCTAAAAACAATGGACTTCAGAATCAATCTGTTGTTTATAGAAAAGATCAAAATGGCAAGGAAGAAGTTTTCTTAGACCCGAATACTTTTTCTAAAGACGGAACAACTTCGCTTGGTGGATTGGATTTTTCTGAAGATGGTTCAAAAGCCGCTTATGCAATTTCTGAAGGCGGAAGCGACTGGAGAAAAGTAATTATTATTGATGCGGTTTCTAAAAAAGTTTTAGAAGACACTTTGGTTGATGTAAAATTCAGTGGGATTTCTTGGCACAAAAATGAAGGTTTCTATTACTCAAGTTATGACAAACCAAAAGGAAGCGAACTTTCTGCAAAAACAGATCAACATAAATTGTATTTCCACAAACTGGGAACTTCTCAAAAAGAGGATAAAGTAATTTTTGGTGCCGATCAAAAAAGAAGATATGTTGGCGGTTATGTAACGGAAGACAATCATTATTTAGTGATTTCTGCAGCCAATTCTACTTACGGAAACGAATTGTACATCAAAGATTTGACTAAACCAAATAGCCCAATTGTGACTATTGTTGACAATTTCAACAGCGATAATAGTATTATTGAAAATGAAGGAAGCAAATTGTTCATCGAAACCGATCTTAATGCGCCTAACAAACGTGTGGTTACAGTTGACGCTGCAAATCCGAAACCAGAAAACTGGAAAGATTTCATCAAAGAAACAAAGGATATTTTGTCGCCTTCAACAGGAGGAGGATACTTCTTTGCTAATTATACAAAAGACGCAGTTTCTTTTGTACAACAATATGATTATAGCGGAAAATTAGTTCGTGAAATCAAACTTCCAGCTGTTGGAACTGCTGGCGGATTTGGCGGAAAAAAGAATGAAAAAATCCTTTATTACAGTTTTACAAATTATACAACTCCAGGAAGCATATATTCTTTCGAGCCAAAATCAGGTAAATCTGAAGTATATGCAAAACCAAAAGTAGATTTCAAAAGCGAGGATTACGAGTCAAAACAAGTTTTTTATACTTCAAAAGACGGCACAAAAGTTCCGATGATTATTACCTATAAAAAAGGAACAAAATTAGACGGCAAAAACCCAACTATCCTTTACGGTTACGGCGGATTCAATATTAGCTTAACGCCAAGTTTCAGTATTGCCAATGCAGTTTGGATGGAAAACGGAGGCGTTTATGCCGTTGCTAACTTAAGAGGTGGCGGTGAATACGGCAAAAAATGGCACGATGCAGGAACAAAACAACAAAAACAAAATGTGTTTGATGATTTTATTGCTGCTGCAGAATATTTAATTGCACAGAAATACACCTCATCTGATTATTTAGCTATTCGCGGAGGATCTAACGGAGGTTTATTAGTTGGTGCAACTATGACGCAGCGTCCTGATTTGATGAAAGTAGCTTTGCCGGCAGTTGGAGTTATGGACATGCTTCGTTACAACGCTTTTACTGCAGGTGCAGGATGGGCTTTTGATTATGGAACTGCTCAAGACAGCAAAGAAATGTTCGAATACTTAAAAGGCTATTCACCTGTTCATAATGTAAAGCAAGGAACGCATTATCCAGCAACTATTGTAACGACAGGTGATCACGATGATCGCGTAGTTCCTGCACACAGTTTTAAATTTGCTTCTGAATTACAAGAAAAACAAGTCGGAGAAAATCCAGTTTTGATTAGAATTGATGTTAAAGCTGGTCACGGAGCAGGAAAATCTGTTGCAGCTACAATTCAAGAAAATGTAGATATTCAAGCTTTTACACTTTACAATATGGGTTTCAAAGCTTTGCCTTCGAAATAA
- a CDS encoding Gfo/Idh/MocA family oxidoreductase: MKIIKWGIIGCGNVTEVKSGPAFQKAPNSALVAVMRRDAALAEDYAKRHNVPKWYSNAEDLINDPEVDAVYIATPPSSHKEYTILCAKAGKPVYVEKPMALTFEECNEMISTCKEHDVPLFVAYYRRGLPRFLKIKEIIDEGKLGNIRHVNCVLYHPFEARYDDEINLPWTVLPHISGGGIFVDLACHTLDFLDFVLGPIKSVRGHATSQLLAYPAEDSVSMSFLFENGIHGSGIWNFASCERYDNTEIVGDKGKISFSTFGNDPIHIQYANGEKESILIENPLHIQQPFIETVIAELLGNGGASPSKGVSGSRTTWVIDQVLKEFREASK; the protein is encoded by the coding sequence ATGAAAATTATAAAATGGGGCATCATTGGATGCGGAAATGTTACTGAAGTTAAAAGCGGACCGGCTTTTCAGAAAGCTCCAAATTCAGCTTTAGTTGCCGTTATGCGAAGAGATGCAGCACTTGCCGAAGATTATGCCAAACGTCACAATGTCCCAAAATGGTATTCGAACGCTGAAGATTTAATCAATGATCCAGAAGTTGATGCGGTTTATATTGCTACTCCTCCATCTTCTCATAAAGAATATACTATTTTATGTGCCAAAGCTGGAAAACCAGTTTATGTAGAAAAACCAATGGCTTTGACTTTTGAAGAATGCAACGAAATGATTAGTACTTGCAAAGAACACGATGTTCCGCTCTTTGTTGCTTATTATAGAAGAGGCCTACCTCGTTTTTTAAAAATAAAAGAAATAATAGATGAAGGCAAATTAGGAAACATTAGACATGTAAATTGTGTTTTATACCATCCTTTTGAAGCACGTTATGATGACGAAATCAATCTTCCTTGGACTGTTTTACCTCATATCTCTGGAGGCGGAATTTTTGTTGATTTGGCTTGTCATACTTTAGATTTCCTAGATTTTGTTTTAGGTCCGATAAAATCAGTTCGCGGACACGCGACTTCTCAATTACTGGCTTATCCTGCTGAAGATTCGGTTTCAATGTCATTTTTATTCGAAAACGGAATTCATGGTTCAGGAATATGGAACTTTGCGAGTTGTGAGCGCTATGACAATACTGAAATTGTTGGTGATAAAGGAAAAATTTCGTTCTCTACTTTTGGGAATGATCCAATTCACATTCAATATGCAAATGGCGAAAAAGAAAGTATTTTGATTGAGAATCCGTTGCATATTCAACAACCGTTTATTGAAACAGTTATTGCTGAACTTTTAGGAAATGGAGGTGCTTCTCCATCAAAAGGCGTTTCTGGTTCCAGAACAACATGGGTTATTGATCAAGTTTTGAAAGAGTTTAGAGAAGCTTCAAAATAG